A single window of Nasonia vitripennis strain AsymCx chromosome 4, Nvit_psr_1.1, whole genome shotgun sequence DNA harbors:
- the LOC100122621 gene encoding proton-coupled amino acid transporter-like protein CG1139 yields MSQDNYGFTGSTDSIDPKRQNPFENNGSKYTAKDNSNNFSVVELEDKRKIAKELEGDYDPYKHREVQHPTTFWETLFHLMKGSLGTGILAMPKAFENAGYVVGTIGTIIIGLLCTYCIRVLIKSEYELCKRRKVPSMTYPGTMQASLEEGPKCLRRFSKYCPHICNTFLMVYQLGTCCVYTVFIAENLKKAMDNYVNPDIDLRFYMLALLLPLILINWVRNLKLLAPLSTIANFVTFASFAIILYYLFRDPIDFTGRQTIGDVANFPLFLGTVLFALEAIGVIMPLENEMKQPKKFMNPCGVLNIGMALNIILYVGIGFFGYIKYGDKVYGTITTNLPEDEVLSSVVQILLALAIFVTHSLQCYVAIDISWNEYIQPRMKHTSNLNQLIWEYVVRTCIVILTFILAVSIPLLELFISLFGALCLAMLGISFPALIQICAFWKVKSSKERVFLATRNIAVILFGLLGLVIGTYTSLEKIVIELGKMK; encoded by the exons GGATTTACCGGCAGTACG GACTCAATCGATCCGAAAAGGCAAAATCCATTCGAAAACAATGGAAGCAA GTACACGGCGAAGGACAACTCAAACAACTTTAGCGTTGTCGAGCTTGAGGACAAGAGAAAAATCGCCAAGGAATTAGAAGGGGACTACGATCCGTACAAGCATCGGGAAGTTCAACACCCGACGAC ATTTTGGGAAACGCTGTTCCATCTGATGAAAGGCAGTCTGGGAACAGGAATCCTGGCTATGCCAAAGGCCTTCGAGAACGCGGGCTATGTGGTCGGAACGATCGGCACTATAATTATCGGCTTGCTTTGCACATATTGTATACGGGTTCTAATCAAATCAGAGTACGAGCTCTGCAAGAGGAGAAAAGTTCCGTCGATGACTTATCCGGGAACCATGCAGGCCTCGCTGGAAGAGGGTCCGAAATGCTTGAGGCGCTTCTCCAAATATTGCCC GCACATTTGCAACACGTTTCTGATGGTTTACCAGTTGGGCACATGCTGCGTCTACACTGTGTTTATAGCTGAAAATTTGAAGAAG GCAATGGACAACTACGTCAATCCCGATATCGACTTACGCTTTTACATGTTAGCACTGCTGCTGCCTTTGATTCTGATCAACTGGGTCAGAAACCTCAAGCTCCTGGCACCTCTGTCGACCATCGCTAACTTCGTTACGTTCGCCAGTTTTGCCATCATCCTGTACTACCTCTTCAGAGACCCCATCGATTTCACTGGAAGACAAACGATCGGCGATGTTGCCAATTTCCCGCTGTTCTTGGGCACGGTTCTATTCGCCCTTGAGGCTATAGGCGTG ATCATGCCTTTGGAGAACGAGATGAAGCAACCGAAAAAGTTCATGAATCCCTGCGGTGTTCTCAACATCGGTATGGCTCTCAACATTATATTGTACGTGGGCATAGGATTCTTTGGATACATCAAGTACGGCGATAAGGTATATGGAACCATCACCACTAACTTGCCGGAGGACGAGGTGCTGTCGTCCGTCGTGCAGATACTCCTTGCCCTAGCCATATTCGTCACTCACTCGCTGCAGTGCTACGTTGCCATCGACATCTCGTGGAACGAATACATCCAGCCGAGAATGAAGCACACATCCAACCTGAACCAACTGATCTGGGAGTACGTCGTGAGGACCTGCATTGTCATCCTTACTT TTATCTTGGCTGTCTCGATCCCACTGCTGGAGCTTTTCATCTCGTTGTTCGGTGCTCTCTGTCTGGCGATGTTGGGCATTTCTTTCCCAGCTCTGATCCAGATCTGCGCCTTCTGGAAGGTCAAGTCCTCCAAAGAGCGTGTCTTCCTCGCAACTAGAAACATCGCTGTCATCCTGTTCGGCTTACTCGGTCTGGTCATCGGCACTTACACGAGTCTCGAAAAGATTGTCATAGAGCTTGGAAAGATGAAGTGA